The Candidatus Baltobacteraceae bacterium genome includes a window with the following:
- a CDS encoding CoA transferase, whose product MQRSAAAGSNSLAKEVGREPLEFRLMASKAAPRPLRGVRVLDCATMIAGPLCATQLGDYGAEIVKLEQPGKGDPARHFGAEKHGEGIYWKTLSRNKASVALDLHKTEAQQIFRRWLGTFDILIENFRPGTLERWNLDPNELLAQHPRLIVLRMTAFGQQGPYRDRAGFGTLAEAMTGIAAVTGWEDRPPLLPPFALADTMAAMLATSAVLAAYLRARDSGEGEIIDCAIYEAAMKLTELHMMDYDQTRHVAIRKGNELEFTAPRGAFACSDGLWVALSGSSQSIAERFIHAIGGDELAKDPRFKTNTDRIKNGDALNRAIEAWCKVRTRPDVLDTLIPLGCAIGPLETIQTIFDNPQIQFRESYVTVEDPTFGALRMMRAQPEFLRSEPATLVPGPSEVGADTARLLKRDLGLSDAEIQALRGQSVIPSVAPQARSRGTETIIA is encoded by the coding sequence ATGCAAAGATCGGCCGCCGCAGGAAGTAATTCACTCGCCAAGGAGGTTGGCCGCGAGCCCTTGGAATTCCGGCTTATGGCTTCCAAAGCAGCCCCTCGGCCGCTCCGCGGCGTGCGCGTCCTCGATTGCGCAACGATGATCGCAGGACCACTGTGTGCAACGCAACTCGGCGATTACGGCGCAGAAATCGTCAAGCTCGAGCAACCGGGTAAAGGCGATCCCGCGCGACACTTCGGCGCGGAGAAGCACGGCGAAGGGATTTACTGGAAAACGCTTTCGCGCAACAAAGCGAGCGTCGCACTCGATCTTCATAAAACTGAAGCGCAGCAAATTTTTCGACGCTGGCTCGGAACGTTCGATATTTTGATCGAAAATTTCCGGCCCGGTACGCTCGAGCGTTGGAATCTCGATCCAAACGAACTTCTCGCGCAACATCCGCGCTTGATCGTGTTGCGCATGACGGCATTCGGACAACAAGGTCCATATCGCGACCGCGCTGGTTTCGGAACACTCGCCGAAGCGATGACCGGAATCGCGGCGGTTACCGGTTGGGAAGACCGTCCGCCGCTTCTTCCACCCTTCGCGCTCGCCGACACGATGGCGGCGATGTTGGCGACGAGCGCAGTTCTCGCAGCCTACCTTCGCGCGCGAGATTCAGGCGAAGGCGAGATCATCGACTGCGCAATCTACGAAGCCGCAATGAAGCTCACCGAGCTGCACATGATGGACTACGATCAAACGCGCCATGTTGCGATTCGCAAAGGCAACGAGCTCGAGTTCACGGCGCCGCGCGGCGCGTTTGCGTGCAGCGACGGTTTGTGGGTCGCCTTATCCGGCAGCTCCCAATCGATCGCCGAACGGTTTATTCACGCCATCGGGGGCGACGAGCTGGCGAAGGATCCGCGCTTCAAGACGAATACGGATCGAATCAAAAACGGCGATGCGCTCAATCGTGCGATCGAAGCCTGGTGCAAAGTCCGCACGCGACCAGACGTTCTCGACACCTTGATTCCGCTCGGCTGCGCAATCGGACCGCTCGAAACGATTCAAACGATCTTCGACAATCCGCAGATCCAGTTTCGCGAATCCTACGTTACAGTCGAAGATCCGACCTTCGGCGCGCTGCGCATGATGCGCGCGCAACCCGAATTCTTGCGCTCGGAACCGGCCACGCTCGTACCTGGACCCTCGGAAGTCGGCGCCGACACGGCGCGGTTATTGAAGCGTGACCTCGGCCTATCGGACGCGGAAATCCAGGCGTTGCGCGGCCAGAGTGTCATCCCGAGCGTAGCGCCGCAGGCGCGTAGTCGAGGGACAGAAACCATCATCGCTTAA
- a CDS encoding efflux RND transporter permease subunit, with the protein MNYFLRRPIFASVCSLFIVLVGLITIPALPISQYPQIAPPTVTVTATYVGASAETVEQTVTIPLEEAINGTEGLRYISSQSTNNGTVTITCTFSLDTNLDIAATDVQNAANSTLGVLPLAVQQTGLVIKKNSGSFVIAFGLYATDPSVSRLFIANYADIYLVDALKRIKGAGDVHTFGDRRYAMRVWIDPKKLNALGLTALDVTNAIAAQNVQVPAGAFGMPPIPNDTPFQIPIDVSGRLADPAQFGNIIVRTTANGGFVRMRDVGHVELGAQDYSTELRFNGRPSVGIAVLQLPSANALDLSQRARVTMAELSKHFPPGMKYGLAFDSSEFVRESIKEVLITLLMAIALVVIVIFLFLQDWRTTLIPAITIPISLIGTFFLMKVFGFTINTLTLFGLTLATGLVVDDAIVVIENIARFIQDKGMERMEAAQQALKEIYGAVIASSLVLLSVFVPVGFFPGTTGRLYQQFALTIACAIGISLFCSLTLTPVLSRLLISSEEGSHGRFFDIINAVIQWMRTAYDRTLVPTMRHGKVVGALFAIGLLVTGYVFTRTPTAFIPDEDVGYFFVLLQAPDGSSLPHTSSVALKAEQVIRAEPDVLDLFSIQGFSFVGQGPNFGLMFAHLKPWGERPGAQHTLAAILRRLNAKLSQIPEGSIVAFNPPAISGVGNVGGFQFELEDTGNIGLSALSAAAKQFVRSANQDPNLRSIYTTFHANAPELVVDIDRDKAQQIGVSIADVFSTLAIYMGSDYINDFTYLNRSFRVYAQADTSYRLSQLNFQRIFVRSSGGGSIPLSDIVSVHPGLAAPVITHYNLFRNIEVLGQAAPGHGSGDALAAMERVAKNLPAGVQYEWTGIALEETTAGGQSLMIFLLGILFTFLVLSAKYESFTEPLIILFTVPLAILGALIGLWTRGFASDVYAQVGYVMLIGLASKNAILIVEFANQQRELGKTPEEAVKMAAEIRLRPILMTSIAFILSVVPLVVATGAGSHARNSLGTVVFFGMVLSTILNLYVIPVLYVFIVRLFSRKDGDRPLRPLGALRARFANGKNGNGHGVVVPTETEGHR; encoded by the coding sequence GTGAATTACTTCCTGCGGCGGCCGATCTTTGCATCGGTTTGCTCGCTCTTTATCGTGTTGGTCGGGTTGATCACGATCCCGGCGCTTCCGATCTCTCAGTATCCGCAAATCGCGCCGCCGACCGTCACCGTCACCGCGACATATGTCGGCGCAAGCGCGGAGACGGTCGAGCAAACCGTTACGATCCCCCTGGAAGAAGCGATCAACGGCACTGAGGGCCTGCGTTACATCAGCTCGCAGAGCACGAATAACGGCACGGTCACGATTACGTGCACGTTCTCGCTCGATACGAATCTCGATATCGCCGCGACCGACGTACAGAATGCTGCGAACAGCACGCTCGGCGTCCTGCCGCTGGCAGTACAGCAGACCGGACTTGTTATCAAGAAGAACTCCGGCTCGTTCGTGATCGCGTTCGGCCTTTACGCCACCGATCCGAGCGTCAGCCGGCTCTTCATCGCCAACTACGCCGACATCTATTTGGTCGACGCGCTCAAACGCATCAAAGGTGCGGGCGACGTGCACACGTTCGGCGATCGCCGGTACGCGATGCGCGTCTGGATCGACCCCAAGAAGTTGAATGCGCTCGGACTCACCGCCCTCGATGTCACCAATGCGATCGCAGCGCAGAACGTGCAAGTCCCGGCCGGTGCGTTCGGCATGCCGCCGATTCCGAACGATACGCCGTTCCAGATCCCGATCGACGTCAGCGGCCGCCTAGCCGATCCGGCGCAGTTCGGCAACATCATCGTGAGGACGACGGCAAACGGCGGCTTCGTACGCATGCGCGACGTCGGTCACGTCGAGCTCGGTGCGCAAGATTATTCAACCGAGCTGCGCTTCAACGGCCGCCCGTCGGTCGGCATCGCGGTGCTTCAGCTGCCGAGTGCGAACGCACTCGATCTCTCGCAGCGCGCGCGCGTGACGATGGCCGAGCTCTCCAAACATTTCCCGCCCGGTATGAAGTACGGCCTGGCTTTCGATTCGAGCGAGTTCGTCCGCGAGTCGATCAAGGAAGTCTTGATCACGCTGCTGATGGCGATCGCGCTGGTCGTCATCGTGATCTTCTTGTTCTTGCAAGATTGGCGCACCACGCTGATCCCGGCGATCACGATCCCGATCTCATTGATCGGAACCTTCTTTTTAATGAAGGTCTTCGGTTTCACGATCAATACGCTCACGCTCTTCGGCTTGACGTTGGCGACCGGACTCGTCGTTGATGACGCGATCGTCGTCATTGAAAACATCGCGCGTTTCATCCAAGACAAAGGCATGGAACGCATGGAGGCCGCGCAGCAGGCGCTCAAAGAGATCTATGGCGCCGTCATCGCGAGTTCGCTGGTGCTGCTCTCGGTCTTCGTTCCGGTCGGTTTCTTTCCGGGAACGACGGGACGGCTTTATCAGCAGTTCGCGCTGACGATCGCATGCGCGATCGGCATCTCGCTATTCTGCTCGCTGACGCTCACGCCGGTGCTCTCGCGCTTGTTGATCAGCTCCGAAGAAGGCTCGCACGGCCGATTCTTCGATATCATCAACGCCGTCATTCAGTGGATGCGGACGGCGTACGATCGGACGCTCGTGCCGACGATGCGGCACGGCAAAGTCGTCGGCGCGCTCTTCGCAATCGGGTTGCTGGTAACCGGATACGTCTTTACGCGCACGCCGACCGCGTTCATTCCGGACGAGGACGTCGGCTATTTCTTCGTCTTGTTGCAGGCTCCGGATGGGTCGTCGCTACCCCATACGTCATCGGTCGCGCTCAAAGCCGAGCAGGTCATTCGTGCGGAGCCCGATGTGCTCGATCTTTTCAGTATTCAAGGTTTCAGCTTCGTAGGACAGGGCCCGAACTTCGGATTGATGTTCGCGCATCTCAAACCGTGGGGCGAGCGGCCTGGTGCGCAGCACACTCTAGCCGCGATCTTGCGCCGCTTGAACGCCAAGCTCTCGCAGATTCCCGAGGGATCGATCGTAGCGTTCAATCCGCCGGCAATTTCCGGCGTCGGTAACGTCGGCGGATTTCAGTTCGAGCTGGAGGATACCGGCAACATCGGCCTTTCGGCACTAAGTGCGGCGGCGAAGCAATTCGTTCGCAGCGCGAACCAAGATCCGAACCTACGCTCGATCTACACGACCTTCCATGCGAATGCTCCCGAATTAGTCGTCGACATCGATCGCGACAAGGCGCAGCAAATCGGTGTCTCGATTGCGGACGTGTTCAGTACGCTTGCGATCTACATGGGATCCGACTACATCAATGATTTCACGTATCTCAACCGTTCGTTCCGCGTCTACGCTCAGGCCGATACGTCGTACCGGCTCTCGCAGCTAAACTTCCAACGAATTTTCGTACGCTCGTCCGGCGGCGGTTCGATTCCCCTTTCGGATATCGTTAGTGTGCATCCGGGTCTGGCAGCGCCCGTCATCACCCACTACAATCTCTTCCGCAACATCGAAGTGCTCGGACAAGCAGCGCCCGGTCACGGCAGCGGCGATGCGTTGGCTGCAATGGAACGTGTGGCGAAGAATCTGCCGGCCGGCGTTCAGTACGAATGGACCGGTATCGCGCTCGAAGAGACGACCGCCGGCGGGCAGTCGCTGATGATCTTCCTCTTAGGAATTCTCTTCACGTTTCTCGTGCTCTCGGCGAAATACGAGAGCTTCACGGAACCGCTGATCATTCTGTTCACCGTTCCGCTTGCGATTCTGGGCGCGTTGATCGGACTCTGGACACGCGGCTTCGCGAGCGACGTCTACGCGCAAGTCGGCTACGTTATGTTGATCGGGCTCGCGAGCAAGAACGCCATCTTGATCGTCGAGTTCGCGAATCAGCAGCGTGAGCTTGGAAAGACGCCGGAAGAAGCCGTCAAGATGGCAGCCGAGATTCGTCTGCGCCCGATCTTGATGACGTCAATCGCGTTCATTCTTTCGGTCGTACCACTGGTCGTTGCGACCGGGGCCGGCAGCCACGCGCGCAATTCGCTGGGCACCGTCGTCTTCTTCGGGATGGTGCTCTCGACGATTCTCAATTTGTATGTCATCCCGGTGCTCTATGTGTTCATCGTGCGGCTCTTCAGCCGTAAGGACGGGGATCGTCCCTTGCGTCCGCTCGGCGCATTGCGTGCGCGCTTCGCGAACGGCAAGAACGGTAACGGTCATGGAGTTGTCGTCCCAACTGAAACTGAGGGACACCGATAA
- a CDS encoding MBL fold metallo-hydrolase — MTDHALKYINAYLIEGDDGYTLVDCGWGLPEVLQTLEDALSDLGKSIDQISWVIATHYHTDHYGMAGTIAELGGAKLMMHPADWAILDTRFRHIESDLQRRDAWLASNGFSIEGHAAEDRGRLFARRYTLKAPDRELADGEELRIGSHRFRVVWTPGHTPGHICLYDDERKVLLSGDHVLPRITPHIGFWHADDGDPLGMFLESLRKVATLGAKSALPAHREPIDDLPGRIEELIAHHAERETQLQNVLSGLMTGTEVASQLTWRRNLSRFEDLPASERSFALVETLAHLEHLRANGSVEKIQQAGMYRYRRT, encoded by the coding sequence ATGACGGATCATGCGCTCAAGTACATCAATGCGTACTTGATCGAGGGCGACGACGGCTACACGCTCGTCGATTGCGGATGGGGACTGCCCGAAGTCTTGCAGACGCTTGAAGACGCGCTGAGCGACCTCGGCAAGAGCATCGATCAAATCTCGTGGGTGATTGCGACCCATTATCATACCGACCACTACGGGATGGCCGGCACGATCGCCGAGCTTGGTGGTGCAAAACTGATGATGCATCCGGCCGATTGGGCAATTCTTGATACGCGCTTTCGGCACATCGAATCCGATTTGCAGCGGCGCGATGCGTGGCTGGCAAGTAACGGATTTTCAATCGAAGGCCACGCCGCGGAAGATCGCGGGCGGCTCTTCGCTCGGCGCTACACGCTGAAAGCCCCCGACCGGGAACTTGCGGACGGCGAAGAGCTGCGCATCGGAAGTCATCGCTTTCGCGTCGTGTGGACGCCGGGTCATACGCCCGGACATATTTGCTTGTATGACGACGAGCGCAAGGTATTGCTGAGCGGCGACCACGTGCTTCCACGAATTACGCCGCACATCGGTTTTTGGCACGCGGACGACGGCGATCCACTCGGAATGTTTCTGGAATCGCTTCGCAAAGTAGCGACTCTCGGCGCGAAGAGCGCACTGCCCGCGCACCGCGAACCCATCGATGATCTTCCGGGGCGGATCGAAGAACTGATCGCCCACCACGCCGAGCGCGAAACGCAACTCCAGAATGTTCTGAGCGGACTCATGACGGGTACGGAGGTGGCGTCGCAGCTCACATGGCGAAGGAACCTGAGCCGCTTCGAGGATCTACCGGCAAGCGAACGGAGCTTTGCCCTTGTTGAGACGTTGGCTCATCTCGAACACCTTCGCGCAAATGGCAGCGTTGAGAAAATTCAGCAAGCAGGTATGTACCGGTATCGGCGCACGTAG
- the urtA gene encoding urea ABC transporter substrate-binding protein, producing the protein MSKQPLARAFSLLAASFFLLSSLSITPTSAAGTVKVGVLHSLSGTMAISEVTVKNATLLAIDEINAKGGVMGEQIEPVVEDGGSDPAIFAQKAQKLVQQDKVVTVFGGWTSASRKAMLPVFERFHGLLWYPVQFEGNECSKDIMYSGAQPNQQILPALDWAKSKGYKSYFLLGSDYVFPRTANLILKKHIVHDGLTVAGEEYVPLGGTDFSAIVNKIKLAQPSIIFNTLNGDSNVSFFKQMAAAGLTESKLPVMSFSIAEPEAKSIGPSLLQGSYAAWNYFESLPDPVNKKFVAAYHAKYPDQPIDDPMIHGYLDVYTWAAAVEKAKSFDIDKVRKAATGLKYSDYGMGETKFAANQSLVQTGFVGELLPSGQFKIIWQSKGPIAPVPYDPLSFPGKVCSV; encoded by the coding sequence ATGTCCAAACAACCGTTGGCGCGAGCATTCAGTTTGCTCGCGGCATCATTTTTTTTGCTTAGCTCGCTATCGATAACGCCGACATCCGCTGCCGGCACGGTCAAGGTAGGCGTGCTGCACTCGCTGAGCGGCACGATGGCGATTAGTGAAGTCACCGTCAAGAACGCGACACTGTTGGCGATCGATGAGATCAACGCCAAAGGCGGCGTCATGGGCGAGCAGATCGAGCCGGTCGTCGAGGATGGCGGTTCCGACCCAGCGATTTTTGCGCAAAAAGCTCAAAAGCTCGTCCAACAAGACAAAGTCGTCACCGTTTTCGGCGGCTGGACGTCGGCGAGCCGCAAGGCAATGTTGCCCGTTTTCGAACGTTTCCACGGATTGCTATGGTATCCGGTTCAGTTCGAAGGCAACGAATGCTCGAAAGACATCATGTATTCGGGAGCGCAGCCGAACCAGCAGATTCTTCCCGCGCTCGATTGGGCGAAGTCTAAAGGATATAAGAGTTACTTCCTTCTCGGTTCGGACTACGTCTTTCCGCGGACGGCGAACCTGATCTTGAAGAAGCACATCGTGCACGACGGGCTCACCGTTGCCGGCGAAGAGTATGTACCGCTCGGCGGCACCGACTTCAGCGCGATCGTCAACAAGATCAAGCTGGCGCAGCCGTCGATCATCTTCAATACGCTCAACGGCGACAGCAACGTATCGTTCTTTAAGCAAATGGCCGCCGCCGGGCTCACGGAATCCAAACTTCCCGTGATGTCCTTCAGCATCGCCGAACCCGAAGCAAAGTCCATCGGGCCGTCGTTGCTGCAAGGCAGCTATGCGGCATGGAACTATTTCGAAAGTCTTCCCGATCCGGTCAACAAGAAGTTCGTCGCCGCATATCATGCCAAATATCCCGATCAACCGATCGACGACCCGATGATACACGGTTATCTCGACGTCTATACGTGGGCGGCCGCAGTCGAAAAAGCCAAGAGTTTCGATATCGACAAAGTTCGAAAGGCCGCGACAGGGCTGAAGTATTCCGACTATGGGATGGGCGAAACGAAGTTCGCTGCCAACCAAAGCCTGGTCCAGACAGGATTCGTGGGCGAGCTCTTGCCCAGCGGACAGTTCAAGATCATCTGGCAATCGAAGGGACCGATCGCGCCGGTGCCTTACGATCCGCTCTCCTTCCCGGGCAAGGTCTGCTCGGTCTAA
- the urtB gene encoding urea ABC transporter permease subunit UrtB has translation MSESVLVAGQLFNGISVASILLLAALGLALSFGLMRVINMAHGEMLMMGGYIAYVCTLLFGKSTGFLIGLVVAFFGAAAFGALMEATLIRKLYGRPLDTLLATWGVSLILQQAARSIFGPIGVEVTAPSWLAGSLAIGGTALTGLSIPLVRVFIIVVAAIVLGGVTLLIMRTRLGMLVRAVHQDRGMADALGADTRWVDLCVFSLGTGIAGLAGAALTLIAPVTPTVGQGYIVYAFLVVILGGLGSLAGTLAAAVIVGLFSATAQIVTSQSFSDVLLLVFVIVFIQFRPRGIASSRSRALDEA, from the coding sequence ATGAGCGAGTCCGTTCTCGTTGCAGGTCAGCTTTTCAATGGGATTAGCGTCGCCTCGATTCTCCTCTTGGCGGCGCTCGGACTCGCTCTGAGTTTTGGGTTAATGCGTGTCATCAACATGGCGCACGGCGAGATGTTGATGATGGGCGGCTACATCGCATACGTGTGCACGCTGCTTTTCGGAAAGAGCACCGGTTTTCTCATCGGTTTGGTCGTCGCGTTTTTCGGCGCCGCCGCGTTTGGTGCGCTGATGGAAGCGACGCTCATCCGAAAGCTCTACGGGAGGCCGCTTGACACGCTTCTCGCGACGTGGGGCGTGAGTCTCATCTTACAACAGGCTGCGCGCAGTATCTTCGGCCCGATCGGCGTCGAGGTGACTGCGCCGTCGTGGCTTGCGGGATCATTAGCCATTGGAGGCACGGCATTGACCGGGCTTTCGATCCCGCTCGTGCGCGTCTTCATTATCGTCGTAGCGGCGATCGTGTTGGGCGGCGTGACACTGCTGATCATGCGCACGAGGCTTGGAATGCTCGTGCGCGCGGTGCATCAAGACCGCGGAATGGCGGACGCACTCGGCGCGGACACGCGTTGGGTGGACCTTTGCGTGTTCTCACTCGGCACCGGCATAGCCGGATTGGCGGGTGCAGCGCTCACCTTGATTGCGCCGGTCACACCGACGGTCGGCCAAGGTTATATCGTCTACGCATTTCTCGTCGTCATCTTAGGCGGTCTCGGTAGCCTCGCCGGAACGCTGGCGGCAGCCGTAATCGTCGGGCTGTTCTCGGCGACGGCACAGATCGTCACCAGTCAAAGTTTCTCCGACGTGCTGTTGCTCGTCTTCGTTATTGTCTTCATTCAATTCCGGCCGCGCGGTATCGCGTCGTCGCGCTCGAGGGCGCTCGACGAAGCATGA
- the urtC gene encoding urea ABC transporter permease subunit UrtC: MNIPRKELLYPALFVIAACAPLYLSGYEVTILGRFLAFAILALGISLIWGTGGILSLGQGLFFGLGGYVLAMYLKLSAAGPGQLPDFMEWNGVSTLPWWWEPFRYPAVALAAVIVVPGAAALVLAFLVFRRRVSGPYFAIITQALVLAAATLIISQQPYTGGFNGLTNFSDVFGLQLTDPKTQLALYFVTLAILAVAFYVLRYIIQSRFGRLLLAIRDGENRVRFLGYNPVPFKMIAFAIAGALAGIAGALVTLSIGDISPAMFGVVPSIEMVIWVAVGGRDSLLGAIVGTLLVNFGKDWISSAFPNAWLYIVGALFVVVVTVAPRGLVPLAQVAAVRVAALMKRRPRVEPAIE; the protein is encoded by the coding sequence ATGAACATCCCGCGCAAAGAGCTTTTGTACCCGGCCCTGTTTGTAATCGCGGCATGCGCGCCGTTGTATCTTTCCGGATACGAAGTCACGATACTCGGCAGGTTCTTAGCGTTCGCGATTCTCGCGCTCGGCATCTCGCTGATCTGGGGGACGGGTGGAATCCTCAGCCTTGGACAGGGTTTGTTCTTCGGTCTCGGCGGTTACGTGCTGGCGATGTATCTGAAGCTTTCAGCCGCTGGTCCCGGCCAACTACCCGACTTCATGGAATGGAACGGCGTCTCAACGCTCCCTTGGTGGTGGGAGCCGTTTCGCTATCCGGCCGTCGCGCTGGCAGCGGTCATCGTCGTCCCCGGCGCGGCAGCTCTCGTACTTGCGTTCCTCGTATTCCGGCGTCGCGTCAGCGGCCCGTACTTCGCAATCATCACACAAGCGCTCGTCTTGGCTGCCGCAACACTGATCATCAGCCAGCAGCCGTACACCGGCGGATTCAACGGGCTGACGAACTTTAGCGACGTTTTTGGATTGCAGCTCACGGATCCGAAAACGCAGCTCGCACTCTATTTCGTGACGCTCGCGATCCTCGCGGTCGCTTTCTACGTTTTGCGCTACATCATCCAATCACGTTTTGGACGGCTGCTCCTTGCGATTCGCGACGGTGAGAACCGCGTGCGATTCCTCGGCTATAATCCAGTTCCGTTCAAGATGATCGCATTCGCGATCGCAGGTGCGCTTGCGGGAATCGCGGGTGCGCTCGTGACGCTCAGCATCGGCGACATCTCGCCGGCAATGTTCGGCGTCGTCCCCTCGATCGAAATGGTCATTTGGGTTGCGGTCGGCGGCCGCGACAGCTTGCTTGGCGCGATCGTCGGGACGCTGCTCGTCAATTTCGGAAAGGATTGGATCAGCAGCGCGTTTCCGAACGCGTGGCTGTATATCGTCGGTGCGCTCTTCGTCGTTGTCGTGACCGTTGCGCCGCGTGGGCTCGTCCCGCTCGCGCAGGTCGCCGCCGTTCGCGTTGCCGCATTGATGAAGCGCCGTCCACGCGTGGAACCCGCAATCGAATGA
- the urtD gene encoding urea ABC transporter ATP-binding protein UrtD, translating to MSGSDRSLLLVDGLTVSYEGYKALDDVTFGVETGAVHVLIGPNGAGKSTLLDAIIGRVRPTSGRIMFKGEDISALPEHEIVRRGICRKFQTPGVLEALSVGENLAVAATHNRGALRALGTFTLNGSRARVDEVLETIGLAPKRDYLAAHLSHGEKQWLEIGMVVASNSDLLLLDEPAAGMTHREAELTAQLIRSLAGRHAFVVIDHDMDFVGYLAAPVSVLHMGRFLAHGTIEEVRRNPQVAAVYLGRENVA from the coding sequence ATGAGCGGCTCGGATCGGTCGCTCCTGCTCGTCGACGGTTTGACGGTCTCGTACGAAGGCTATAAAGCGCTCGACGACGTTACGTTTGGCGTCGAAACCGGCGCCGTGCACGTTCTGATCGGGCCGAATGGTGCGGGCAAGTCCACATTGCTGGATGCGATCATCGGCCGCGTGCGTCCGACGTCCGGACGTATCATGTTCAAGGGCGAAGACATCAGCGCGCTGCCCGAACATGAAATCGTTCGGCGCGGCATCTGCCGCAAATTTCAAACGCCCGGGGTGCTCGAGGCGCTGAGTGTAGGCGAGAATCTCGCCGTGGCGGCGACCCACAACCGAGGCGCGCTGCGAGCGCTGGGGACATTTACGCTCAACGGTTCGCGCGCCCGGGTCGACGAAGTGCTCGAGACGATCGGCCTGGCTCCAAAGCGCGACTATCTTGCCGCACATCTTTCCCACGGGGAGAAGCAATGGCTCGAAATCGGGATGGTCGTTGCCTCGAATTCGGATTTGCTGCTGCTCGATGAACCTGCCGCAGGCATGACCCATCGCGAAGCGGAGTTGACGGCGCAATTGATTCGCTCGCTTGCGGGCCGTCACGCGTTCGTCGTTATCGATCACGACATGGACTTCGTCGGATATCTTGCTGCGCCGGTCAGCGTGCTGCACATGGGACGATTTCTGGCGCACGGTACCATAGAAGAAGTGCGTCGCAATCCGCAGGTCGCGGCCGTCTATCTCGGACGCGAGAACGTGGCATAG
- the urtE gene encoding urea ABC transporter ATP-binding subunit UrtE, translating to MLNLERVGAAYGESQVLSGVDLTVGAGEAVTLLGRNGVGKTTLLRSIIGLHRNNQGRVLFDDGDVTSMQPHRRARIGIGYVPQGRGIFPHLTVEENLAMGASALTGRPKRSDSVLDRVFGLFPTLSRVRARKGGVLSGGEQQQLAIGRALIGEPRLLLLDEPTEGIQPSIVQEIEAALASIRKDFGVAVLLVEQHLDFAWSIAERYYVMQRGAIVRTGSTRGESPDDVASLLSV from the coding sequence GTGCTGAACCTAGAACGCGTCGGCGCGGCATACGGTGAAAGCCAGGTCCTCTCCGGCGTGGATCTTACGGTCGGCGCCGGCGAAGCCGTGACGCTGCTCGGCCGCAACGGCGTCGGGAAAACGACACTGCTGCGTTCGATTATCGGACTGCACCGCAACAACCAGGGCCGCGTCCTTTTCGACGACGGTGATGTGACGTCGATGCAGCCGCATCGCCGTGCGCGCATCGGTATCGGATACGTTCCGCAAGGTCGCGGCATCTTTCCGCATCTCACGGTCGAGGAGAACCTTGCGATGGGCGCGTCCGCGCTGACCGGCCGCCCCAAGCGTTCCGACTCGGTGCTCGATCGCGTCTTCGGGCTCTTTCCGACCCTATCGCGCGTTCGAGCTCGAAAGGGCGGCGTCCTAAGCGGTGGCGAGCAACAACAGCTGGCGATCGGGCGTGCGCTCATCGGCGAGCCGCGTCTTTTACTCCTCGACGAGCCGACTGAAGGCATTCAGCCTTCGATCGTTCAGGAAATCGAGGCGGCGCTGGCGTCGATTCGTAAAGACTTCGGAGTCGCTGTATTGCTTGTCGAGCAGCATCTCGACTTTGCATGGTCGATTGCGGAACGCTACTACGTGATGCAGCGAGGTGCAATCGTGCGCACAGGAAGCACGCGGGGTGAAAGCCCAGACGACGTGGCTTCGCTTCTCAGCGTATAA
- a CDS encoding PIN domain-containing protein, with the protein MTLVDTSVWIDYFRRGNSKLEDLLEDDTVLTHPFVIGELACGALPDRRRILADLAVLPRTNVAHHDEVLHLVENRALWSQGVGWIDCHLLASAIISRCNLWTLDLALQRAAAAVIR; encoded by the coding sequence GTGACCCTCGTCGACACGTCCGTTTGGATCGACTACTTTCGCCGCGGGAATTCGAAGCTCGAAGACTTACTCGAAGACGACACGGTGCTAACCCATCCATTCGTAATCGGCGAGCTCGCGTGCGGTGCGTTGCCGGATCGACGCCGGATCCTCGCCGATCTTGCAGTTTTACCGAGGACGAACGTTGCACATCACGACGAGGTGTTGCATCTCGTCGAAAACCGCGCTCTTTGGAGTCAAGGCGTCGGCTGGATCGATTGCCATCTACTCGCGTCCGCCATCATTTCACGCTGCAACTTATGGACACTCGATCTCGCCTTGCAACGCGCGGCCGCGGCCGTTATACGCTGA